A window from Garra rufa chromosome 14, GarRuf1.0, whole genome shotgun sequence encodes these proteins:
- the trim59 gene encoding tripartite motif-containing protein 59, translated as MDNLEEDLTCSVCYGLFTDPRVLPCSHTFCKSCLENVLQVSVNFSIWRPLRLPLKCPNCRSVVELPTNGVDALPVNVCLRAIVEKYQRDSRPRSPACPEHPPQPLNVYCVQDRQLICGFCLTVGQHQGHPIDDLQTAYVKERAAQSRLTDRLKGQRWEEVCGLAQRLQDEKTRSQALVQKDREVVSRYFQGLDLILAQKEEQFMQALDRANALLSRAYEPLIQQVKDMQEEHSELVSLSSGVDQEECPLVYLEKVHQLRERVNALIQTPLPEVPSLHVSPRAERFFEERWSDVSVRGLKDAPLPEISCHTHKCLSSAPAVDRTRLRRLPLVMMLLTLVLAALCLHSVCGGTLGFSGLCRIIENISSELSQPLHEIGMFVCCLLQNMHTRLNSFISSLGESAYRHLLSFLKALH; from the coding sequence ATGGATAATCTGGAGGAGGATCTGACGTGTTCGGTGTGTTACGGTCTGTTCACGGACCCGCGAGTGTTGCCCTGCTCCCACACCTTCTGCAAGAGCTGTCTGGAGAACGTGCTGCAGGTCTCCGTCAACTTCTCCATCTGGCGTCCGCTCCGTCTGCCGCTCAAGTGCCCCAACTGCCGCAGCGTGGTGGAGCTGCCCACGAACGGCGTGGACGCGCTGCCGGTCAACGTCTGCCTGCGCGCCATCGTGGAGAAGTACCAGCGCGACAGCCGTCCCCGATCCCCCGCCTGCCCCGAACACCCTCCACAGCCTCTGAACGTCTACTGCGTCCAGGACCGCCAGCTCATCTGCGGATTCTGTCTGACCGTCGGACAGCACCAAGGCCACCCCATCGACGACCTCCAGACGGCCTACGTGAAGGAGCGCGCCGCACAGAGCCGGCTCACGGACCGGCTGAAGGGCCAACGCTGGGAGGAAGTGTGTGGTCTGGCCCAACGCCTGCAGGACGAGAAGACTCGGAGCCAGGCTCTGGTTCAGAAGGACCGTGAGGTGGTGTCACGATATTTCCAGGGCCTCGACCTCATCCTGGCTCAAAAGGAGGAGCAGTTCATGCAGGCTCTGGACCGGGCGAACGCGCTCCTGTCTCGCGCTTACGAGCCGCTCATCCAGCAGGTGAAGGACATGCAGGAGGAACACAGCGAGCTGGTGTCCCTCAGCTCTGGAGTGGACCAAGAGGAGTGTCCGCTGGTGTATCTGGAGAAGGTGCATCAGCTGAGAGAGCGTGTTAACGCCTTGATCCAGACGCCGCTGCCTGAGGTTCCCAGTCTTCACGTGTCTCCGCGAGCAGAGCGGTTCTTCGAGGAGCGGTGGTCTGACGTATCCGTCAGAGGTTTGAAAGACGCTCCTCTTCCTGAAATCTCATGCCATACGCATAAGTGCTTGAGCAGCGCTCCGGCTGTCGATCGAACACGGCTTCGGCGTCTTCCGCTGGTCATGATGCTGCTCACGCTTGTCCTCGCAGCTCTGTGTTTACACTCAGTGTGTGGAGGCACTCTGGGCTTTTCTGGTCTCTGTCGTATAATCGAAAACATCTCGAGTGAACTCAGCCAGCCGCTCCATGAGATAGGGATGTTCGTCTGCTGTCTGCTACAGAACATGCACACAAGGTTAAACTCTTTTATATCTAGTTTAGGAGAAAGCGCCTACCGGCATCTGCTCAGCTTTCTCAAAGCACTGCACTAG